A genomic window from Hyla sarda isolate aHylSar1 chromosome 10, aHylSar1.hap1, whole genome shotgun sequence includes:
- the LOC130293664 gene encoding neurotrophin-4-like: protein MLLRLYVMVISYLCAIKAAPFQNQTTDRDYGPESSSNSTAQPQNFFNFTEGLHDGFFPDLATTHPDMAGKEWNLYSPRVALTSQEPSGPPYLFLAEELVSHSEPANRTSRVKRAQGSDAINPSRRGELSVCDSRHVWVTDKRSAIDIHGKTVTILAEIQTLTGPLKQYFFETKCNPEGGTTNGCRGVDKRQWISECKQKQSYVRALTMDEKLVGWRWIRIDTACVCTLLSRRGRT from the coding sequence ATGCTCCTCCGCCTTTATGTCATGGTGATCTCATACCTTTGTGCCATCAAAGCTGCCCCCTTCCAAAACCAGACCACTGATCGGGATTATGGCCCTGAAAGTTCCTCCAATTCCACAGCCCAACCACAGAACTTCTTTAATTTTACTGAGGGACTGCACGATGGCTTCTTCCCGGACTTAGCAACCACGCATCCTGACATGGCTGGCAAAGAGTGGAACCTTTATTCCCCAAGAGTGGCCCTCACTAGTCAGGAGCCCTCAGGACCACCTTATTTGTTTTTGGCAGAAGAGCTGGTTTCACATTCAGAACCAGCTAACAGGACTTCTCGGGTGAAACGGGCACAGGGGTCAGATGCAATCAATCCTTCTCGAAGAGGAGAACTTTCTGTGTGTGATTCCAGGCATGTATGGGTGACTGATAAGAGGTCAGCAATCGATATACATGGTAAGACAGTCACCATCCTAGCTGAAATTCAGACACTCACAGGACCATTAAAGCAATACTTTTTTGAGACCAAGTGTAACCCTGAAGGAGGAACCACAAATGGTTGTCGTGGGGTAGATAAAAGACAGTGGATATCAGAATGCAAACAAAAGCAGTCATATGTCAGAGCGTTGACCATGGATGAAAAGCTAGTGGGTTGGCGCTGGATCCGGATTGATACAGCATGTGTTTGCACCCTGTTGAGCAGAAGAGGAAGGACGTAA